From a region of the Syngnathus scovelli strain Florida chromosome 19, RoL_Ssco_1.2, whole genome shotgun sequence genome:
- the c19h6orf136 gene encoding uncharacterized protein C6orf136 homolog — translation MAVSRGGLLAFWVGCVRIHGRRQPITKHIRSLCQPIELQRRCPTRRPLSNASWALASPNCTSYQTVKQAVVSQPFRHVSWPQGAAYLDDHWEEPLGLRALARPDEWSGLRTVVEIPLFGQTRLAEVPGSHKSTDFSFLLTTVDGSREDDISIGGSFRRSGAHGQNRQHGCFGSLFEAESCPAPFVYGSRFYCFRSPGTEATAAGAGGSGSPNSRQAIGLERNEMEEFPCHPNPAYSRRVRTEGSQNERDNEGEQKLAVAYERLRTELPNFFRKNHDYTMYSRDVEFINGLVNTKTRGRAIYRLSTSLWRLVCLFYFTDVRLEVLKLTKHVEDGTIKARWRLRGLPFLTLMLRFYRKDKSHLYRSYDAFSTFYIGRDGLIHCHQVEKVMPAQPPALPRVTSLLAGALVALGVEENRPALNLLPSLLSSLRQVRE, via the exons ATGGCTGTCAGCAGAGGAGGTCTTCTTGCCTTCTGGGTGGGTTGTGTCCGCATCCATGGCAGAAGGCAGCCCATCACCAAGCACATCAGGAGCCTTTGTCAG CCAATTGAATTGCAGCGGCGCTGCCCAACCCGCCGCCCTCTCAGCAATGCATCATGGGCCCTGGCGTCGCCCAATTGCACCAGCTATCAGACGGTGAAGCAAGCGGTCGTGTCGCAGCCTTTCCGTCACGTCAGCTGGCCGCAGGGGGCCGCTTACCTGGACGACCACTGGGAGGAGCCGCTCGGCCTGCGCGCGCTGGCGCGGCCCGATGAGTGGAGCGGCCTACGCACGGTGGTGGAGATCCCGCTCTTTGGTCAGACTAGACTAGCAGAGGTTCCAGGAAGTCACAAGTCCACCGACTTTTCCTTCCTATTGACGACGGTGGACGGCAGCAGAGAGGATGACATCAGCATCGGCGGCAGCTTCCGGAGAAGCGGCGCGCACGGCCAAAATAGACAGCACGGCTGTTTCGGAAGCCTCTTTGAAGCCGAGAGTTGCCCCGCGCCCTTTGTGTACGGCTCTCGCTTTTACTGTTTCCGTTCCCCGGGAACAGAAGCCACGGCGGCCGGCgccggcggcagcggcagcccGAACTCTCGGCAGGCTATTGGATTGGAGAGAAACGAGATGGAGGAGTTTCCCTGTCATCCCAACCCTGCGTATAGTCGCCGTGTAAGAACAGAGGGCTCGCAAAATGAAAGAGACAATGAAGGAGAGCAAAAGCTGGCCGTGGCATATGAAAGACTAAGGACGGAG CTTCCAAATTTCTTTCGTAAGAATCACGACTATACCATGTACTCCCGTGACGTTGAATTCATCAACGGACTTGTCAACACCAAGACCAG GGGACGTGCGATCTACCGACTCAGCACTTCGCTGTGGCGCCTGGTGTGTCTGTTCTATTTCACCGACGTCCGGCTGGAGGTGCTGAAACTGACCAAGCACGTGGAAGACGGGACCATTAAGGCTCGCTGGAGGCTCCGGGGCCTTCCCTTCCTGACACTGATGCTTCGCTTCTACCGCAAAGACAAATCACACCTGTACAG GTCCTATGACGCTTTCTCCACATTCTACATAGGACGCGATGGACTCATCCATTGTCATCAAGTTGAAAAG GTGATGCCTGCTCAGCCCCCGGCCCTGCCCAGAGTCACGTCCCTCCTGGCCGGTGCTTTAGTAGCTCTGGGGGTGGAGGAAAACCGACCCGCCCTCAATCTGCTGCCCTCCCTCTTGTCATCACTGCGGCAGGTCCGAGAATGA
- the LOC125987163 gene encoding serine/threonine-protein phosphatase 1 regulatory subunit 10, with amino-acid sequence MEGVPVDPKQILKGVEVLLGKDGGLCSLEGVPKMFSLMKASAKMVSRCMYLNILLHTKSHDVLNRFIRVGGYRLLNSWLTYSKSTNNSPLLQLILLTLQKLPLKVDHLKQNNTAKLVKQLCKSAETEELRKLASVLVDGWMATIRSQSVSSNASSPGDKKKKKEDGKVPLREVKDKSAEDEKKKDKAKAHAPSHAKIRSIGLEMDTPNPAPTKKSPAAPQLGDKYNIKPPVLKRLSSGPFDNPPLEKKYKPLNTPSNSTKEIKVKIIPAQPMECTGFLDALNSAPVPGIKIKKKKPAATSPSSAKAVSPTSNKTNPFDSKQSTYSSSSGKPTSPETVSSNATDENQEPDRPGTPVPTEDSDSMDTGDKPNALSEPRGEEDLTKKGKKKKTVHWAQEDNLKHYFYFDLDETERVNVNKVKDFGEAAKRELMMDRQTFEMARRLSHDAMEERVPWTLPRPLTLAGSLVIPGSNSTEKLTQRDREMGILQELFLSKESVPDTPHEPDPEPYEPMPPRLIPLDEDSSVPDDSYPEPMDTSQQVPALGQNEGSKLPPVLANLMGNLNSNSRSPQTTNTVSNPVTPAVNVQELLTSIMGASSNQSTEDLIKQPDFSDKIKQLLGSLQQTQNQNPGPAPVNPSLLGHSPMNNMNNMHMQMPMNSGFPPNMPPGGPRFNHPPPPHNHGPPFNSGGGPPRMMGPPPPGPPPGQGRGDNGNYWGDDSMRGGPHRGGHFHRGGRGRGGEPGFRGRGRGGPRGGHNMNDMSMRPVCRHFMMKGNCRYESNCAFYHPGVNGPPFPPNNQHGH; translated from the exons ATGGAGGGGGTGCCAGTGGACCCCAAACAGATTTTGAAGGGAGTAGAGGTTCTACTTGGGAAGGATGGGGGACTCTGCAGCTTGGAGGGAGTACCAAAGATGTTCAG CCTAATGAAAGCGTCTGCCAAGATGGTCAGTCGGTGTATGTACTTGAACATCCTGCTTCATACAAAATCACATGATGTTCTCAACAG GTTCATCCGAGTCGGTGGCTACAGGCTGCTGAATTCGTGGCTCACATACTCGAAAAGCACCAACAATTCGCCTCTGCTGCAGCTTATTCTGCTCACTCTGCAAAAGTTGCCTCTCAAAGTGGACCATCTCAAACAG AACAACACAGCTAAGCTGGTAAAGCAACTGTGTAAAAGCGCAGAGACTGAAG AATTGAGGAAGTTGGCGTCTGTGCTCGTCGACGGCTGGATGGCAACAATTCGCTCCCAGAGTGTATCGAGCAACGCCAGCAGTCCCGGTG ataagaagaagaagaaagaagatGGCAAGGTCCCACTCCGAGAGGTGAAGGACAAGAGTGCAGAGGAtgagaaaaagaaagacaaggCTAAAGCGCATGCCCCGAGTCATGCGAAAATCCGCTCCATag GTCTCGAGATGGACACTCCAAACCCTGCCCCCACAAAGAAAAGCCCGGCTGCTCCCCAGCTGGGTGACAAGTACAACATCAAGCCTCCGGTCCTCAAGAGGTTAAG TTCTGGTCCATTTGATAATCCTCCCCTTGAGAAGAAATACAAACCTCTAAACACGCCGTCCAACTCTACCAAAGAAATTAAAGTCAAGATCATTCCAGCACAAC CCATGGAGTGCACGGGGTTCCTTGATGCGCTCAACTCAGCTCCAGTGCCTGGAATCAAGATCAAGAAAAAGAAACCTGCAGCCACTTCACCCTCTAGCGCCAAGGCTGTGTCCCCGACCTCAAATAAG ACAAATCCATTTGACAGTAAACAATCTACATATTCCTCATCTTCTGGCAAACCAACATCTCCGGAGACTGTTTCTTCGAATGCTACTGATGAAAATCAGGAGCCGGATCGGCCCGGGACGCCCGTGCCCACCGAAGACTCGGACTCCATGGACACCG GAGACAAGCCCAATGCTCTGTCAGAACCTCGTGGGGAGGAAGACCTGACTAAGAAGGGCAAGAAAAAGAAGACTGTTCACTGGGCTCAGGAAGATAATCTCaagcattatttttattttgacctGGATGAGACAGAGCGAG TCAATGTCAATAAGGTGAAGGACTTTGGTGAGGCGGCCAAACGGGAGTTGATGATGGATCGACAGACGTTTGAGATGGCCCGACGGCTTTCTCACGACGCTATGGAGGAGAGGGTCCCCTGGACTCTCCCCAGGCCGCTGACATTAGCTGGCAGTCTGGTCATTCCTGGCTCCAACAGCACAGAAAAGCTTACCCAGCGGGACCGTGAGATGGGAATCCTACAGGAGCTCTTCCTCAGTAAAGAGAG TGTACCCGACACGCCGCACGAGCCAGACCCGGAGCCCTATGAACCTATGCCCCCTCGACTCATTCCCCTGGATGAG GACTCTTCAGTACCAGACGATAGCTACCCTGAGCCCATGGACACATCTCAGCAGGTTCCAGCCCTGGGGCAAAACGAGGGCTCCAAGCTGCCGCCTGTCCTGGCCAACCTGATGGGCAACCTTAACAGCAATTCGCGTAGCCCTCAGACCACAAACACCGTCAGCAATCCGGTCACACCGGCCGTCAACGTACAGGAGCTGCTCACGTCTATCATG GGCGCTTCTAGCAACCAATCGACCGAAGACCTCATCAAGCAGCCGGACTTCTCGGATAAGATTAAACAACTTCTGGGTTCCCTGCAGCAGACACAGAACCAGAACCCGGGACCCGCACCAG TCAACCCGAGTCTGCTGGGTCACAGTCCCAtgaacaatatgaacaacatgcACATGCAGATGCCCATGAACAGTGGCTTCCCACCAAACATGCCTCCAGGCGGCCCCCGCTTCAACCACCCCCCGCCGCCTCATAATCACGGGCCGCCTTTCAACAGCGGCGGAGGCCCACCACGTATGAtggggccgccgccgccggggcCGCCGCCGGGGCAGGGCCGCGGGGATAACGGCAACTACTGGGGAGACGACTCCATGAGAGGCGGGCCCCACCGAGGAGGCCATTTCCACCGGGGAGGAAGGGGCCGAGGAGGAGAGCCGGGCTTTCGGGGCCGAGGACGAGGGGGGCCGAGAGGAGGACACAATATGAACG ACATGTCCATGCGTCCCGTTTGTCGCCATTTCATGATGAAGGGAAACTGCAGGTACGAGAGCAACTGTGCTTTTTACCACCCCGGTGTCAATGGACCACCCTTCCCCCCAAACAACCAGCACGGACACTAA